Genomic DNA from Candidozyma auris chromosome 1, complete sequence:
CAAGGTCAAACATATCCATGGCCTTCAGCACGTATAAAAGTGAGTTGGCGTCATATTCAAGGCAGAACTTTTCACCTTGGTGGTCCAAATATgtctccaccaagaagtCAGCACAAAATGCTGGTGGCTTGGTAGAATCAGCTCTGTTCCGTCCAAAACGAGATTCCCATTCAGGACCAGAGCGGTATGTGACTGTTGCAATTTCTCGAGCAAGTTTCATGCCAATGTGTGGAGGAACACCGTCGTAATAGAAGCCTCGCTTCCAGTTGGGATCGCTCATCAACACCTGTCTTTGACAGTGCCTCAATGCGATGGAGTATGGATGAGATCTGGCACACCCAGAAATGCTGACAACCTTGTCAACTTCGTTAGGAAATTCTCTGGCATAAGCCAACGATTGCATGCCTCCCATAGACGCGCCTACTGAAGCAtgaattttcttcacaCCGAATTCACGATGAACTAGCTCCCTTTGTGCCCTCACCATGTCGTTAACTGTGATAATGGGAAACCGCGTGGCATAGTAATCATTATTGGCAGGGTCTCGAGAGGATGGTCCGGTAGATCCGTAGCAGCCTCCCAATACATTTGTGCAAACGACAAAGTACTTGTCCGTGTCGATGTACTTTCCTGGGCCAATGAAGTTCTCCCACCAGCCCGGTTTAGTGTTCTTCGGTTGTGATCTCGCGTGAGAGGATGCGGATAGCCCAGTATGAATGATGATCAAATTGTCCTTTTGCGGCGATAGTTCACCCCAAGTTTCGTATGCGATTTCGTATTCTGGCAAATAACCTCCGTTATCCAAAAAGATGGGTTCGGTGCTTTTGAAAACCTCAAAACCTGTTGATACAAATGAATACGAAGGCTCTGGCCCGCTTTCTAGGGAGGTCAGATCTGAGGAGCAAGCGGATGTTGTTTTCGAATTCAACTGCTGagtctttttttccaaAGCGTCTAGACAGGGGAATTTGAGTTGTGGATTTGAGGATTTTGTGGTTGCTCCTGAGGGCTTGCTGAGTACATGCTGAGTGGAAAACTGGCAAACTGTAGCCCTCGAGAACTTTGTATATAAACGTTTGATTGGCCCCGTTTGAAGGGTTTTTAAGGGTGTGAACGTCCGCATGATTGAAATGCCTTTGACTTGAGAGCACAATTGTGGTTTTCTACTCCTCCAAGCAATGTTCACCCGTCAGTTTGTAAGCTGCATCAAGAGACTATTGACTCGCTAATTCTGAGCTTGTGTCACGTGAGATGAGGTCTAGTTTATATGCATACTCAACCTCCACGTTTTACCCTGAGTCCACCAAGTGGCTGTCATTCAACTTTGATTGTATGATTCTCGCCACATCAATCTATTGATTGTTTCCGGCTCAACTATAGTACCTCATTGACTGCTCGGGATGCTCCTAGATGCAGCATTAACGAAATTAtacgtcttcttcttatcGGACTGTATGTAAATAAGTATCGTCTTCCACTGCATCAGAATCAATGCGGGCCAACATCGGAGGAGAAGCCTCGATTCAATTTACAAATATGCCTTCTCCAGTACGACTTTTTCTAACACTTTATTGATTCAATCCAATACTTGATGAGTTCTAGCTTGGGAACGATGTCACTTAATCAAAAATTACTCTTGTTTCTTATTCTAACTCTATCACGGACGGTGACCTCACATCTAAGCCCAGcaattgagctcaatggACCTATATTCGCTATAGTACTTGAACGCACGTACTACACGCAATGAAGTGGTACGAAGGAAGCTTTATACCAAAAATTCTGGGGAATGATAGTCAACCTTGTAGGAAAAATACGCATCCTGAACCAAGTTTATGATAGAAGCAGAGCAGGTTTAAAATTAgatcaaaattttgattgTTTATCAGTATTGTGATAGAATTACCAATACaactggctgcgaaaaccaTGATTTTGTGGGACAGACCAGGCTACTTGTTAGATTTGAGGAGTGTTATATTGGGCTTGGAGATTTGAAAAtatccaatttttttttttttttttttcctctcaATGAGCAGGCCACGTTACTATCGTGGAATGATTTTGCCAAACTCCACGTTGAGGGTGTATGTAATGTTGTGTTAGTAATTAGGTAATGCACATGCAAACGAATCTGGCGTTGGCTATCAACTCCCTAGATTGACAATGTGACCATACTTGTCTAGTAACAAATTTGAGTGTAGTTTAAGGTGAAACCCTTGTCATGTCTTGAACTTAATTGAGATAAATGGCGTTGAAATGCCCCTCGGGTGGCAAATTGATCCCCAGCCAAATTTTGTAGAAATTTATGAATGATAGACTTTCACaatgaacttctcaatCCACTCTTTATTATTCTAATTTCTGTATGATCAGTACGATCTGCCAGCTTCACAGCTTCTGTATATCAAGTAATACTGTACTAATTTCGCATTACTTCGGCGCTGCCGGAGTACTCTACATACATGTATCTATATCTCCCGACGGGCTTATCTCATTTGTCCGCATGGAGGTTGACTCAATTGTCAGCGGCCATTTATCCATGGACGTTTGTCCTGTCATGGTTGCTTtacttctttcttcatcgctTCAAGCAGTATATTGCTAACAACCTCGTTCTCAGCTTCCTCAACGATGTGTTCGTTCAGCGCCTAGGTTACCCACTCTTCACAATTGCATACTTGAGTCATGCCGTCTATTGTGTTGGGGATGTGGATAATCCCCGTGGTTGCCTTGTCCTGTTGGCGTTCAAGTTTTGCATCATAACGCTAGCAGGGGTGATTTTCCATGGCAGTTTTATAAGTTTTCTGCTTGTCGAGTTAGTCAACAAGGCCACAGGGGGACATTGTGAGGGCCCACCTGAACACGTTTCGATGAACCAGTGCTTAGCCAACGCCAATCAAGTCTGGGTTGATGGCTTTGATATCTCGAGCCATTACTACTTCTTACTGAGCCTGCTGGTGATGCTTTTAAACAATGCATTTTTATACTACACGCGTCCTTCCGACATCGAGGAGCAGCATGAGACACCACCTGATGTAATCCAAAAGGCGAGGAAAGCTGTGGCCTATCTAAGTGGGTTTCTCCTTGTCATTTGGTACTTTGAGTTCGTCATCACTAGCATATTCTTTCACACAATCGTCGAGAAGTTTTTTGGGCTAATAGGCGTCCCTATGGCATTGGCCACTATACACATTAGTGATAAAGTGTTCAAGCTTGATAccgaagcagaagaagttgaaacGTGATCAGATAGTCATACACTGTTTACATCGCTAGCAGATGTATTTGGTGCGATGAGACACTCTAAAACCCTATTTTTTAACTCCAAGTACCCTTTTACTTATTTTGATTATATCATTCTAGTCAAAGACTGATGAATCAAACTTGACAATCATCGCAGTGACGTTGTCGGTTGTCGCCTTATCGATGGCTAGTTGACAAAGCCTCTTTGCTGCTCTAGCTGGGTCAATGGGTTCGttgttttgttgttgttgcttaAATATGTCTTTAACGAACTTGCAGGCGTATGTATCGCTTATGACATCCCAAACGCCGTCACAGGCCAATATTAGAAACTCATCCTCTTCTGTGATTTCTGTGGAGGTAGTGAACGGTTTTCCTGTAACGAGATTTTTTATGTACGAATCTCCCAACGATCTCGTGATTGCAAGAACGCCATTGACTCTATTTTTGACAATTAGTCCTCCTCTTTCTCGCACTCGCTTAATTTCACTTGGGTCCGATGCTTTATGGTCATATGTTAGTCTGTATGCTTTCCCAGATCGACAAATCACGATTCGCAGATCACCAACGTTCGATGTGTATAACATTCTTTTATGCTGAGGCCCTGGCACGAAATCGAATTTCTTGCCTGATTTAGTTGGCTTCAGCTTTGCCGGCTCAGTCTGGTCTTCGGTAGTTTCCCAGCGTAAGATCGCAACCGCAGCAGTGGATCCAGAAGACCCGCTcccttcttcctcaatgagctcGTCTGCTTTCACGAAAACATTATGAAACACCTCCTTTACGTCACATAGATCTGATGGGGAGGCGCCCAGGCCGCAGTTTGCCAGCGCCTCTTTAGCTAGCAACTCTTGTTCAATCAATGTATGCAAGTTATTTCCACACCATCGAGCAGTGCTTTTCCCGGCGTGTCCATCGAATATGGCGAAGTATCCCCAGTCGAGCTTTTCGGCGAAGTTGGCGACATAGGTGTGCACATCCTCCATCTTGGCTCTGTAGGCAGAGTTCTTATTTTCTGCCACTCcaactttgaaggaaaGCCCATTGAACGGGTCTTGTGTGTCAGCAGACGGTGGCACATTATTTTGTGGAGTCAGGTTCAGAAGGCTGGCGGTGCTTGATGGCTGATCTGCCTGGGTGCTACCATGAGGCAGGGCCATTTTACTTTATGACAACTTGCACTTATTTGATAAAGACGAGTTAAAAGCAAGAACACACTGGGAGAATTAGGATTTTTTGTGTGAatcaatcttcttcaaaaccCTTACTTGAAGCGTTGTCTGAAAAACGGAGACAAAAAGGGAAGTTGTGCGTGGAGGTACAGGTTCGTTTCATAGTACCCTTTACCTTCTAATGGAGGGGATTGTTCTGGCAAGTATTGACAGTGCCTAAAGAAGTAGTGCTGGCGAGATTATTTGCGCATTATTGTTGAGCAACCATTTGATAAAGAAATGAATAAAATTACTGACTCCGTTGTAAAAATACTCAATCTGTAGCGTCATTATTGTCAAAACATCAACTGGATTCAAAGGGCTTCTACCTCGCGACCTACTGCCTAATTCTGCAAACTGAGTTATCCTCGGTGAGCCCAATGCACAAAGCGTCGAAGCCTAAATTTAGAGCGAGCgagaaacaaaagaaattaCACTGGTTAGTGACGTGAGAGAAATACATTGATTTCATATCTAATCAGACTGGTACATGTTCCTAAGAAATTATATATACATAGATGTATTTTATTCTGCATTTTCTCTCCTTGCGACCCTTGACAGAATTGTGCGTTACTTTCTGCAACTTCTCGCCAGGTTTACAACTGTCCGCTAAAAATACAACAACCGCAAAAAATAATGATTTGAGTGGATTTTGTCGGATTTTGCTCAAAGACCatatttttcaaaaagatagGTGGCCTACACGAATTGAACGAACCGAAAGTGTCTATGATCGTATATAAGTCTTCAATTTGATTACCAGGCAATTTTGGCCAAGGGACCATTTGGATGTCTTCTGTTGCACCACTTCCTCAACTCGTCGTAGACCAACACAACTGCACCAAATCCAAGGGAGATAAAGTAGTACTCTACTGGCACCTGCGCAGTTGCCAAGGAGGTGTTAATTGCAGGGATGTAGTTGACAATGAACGTTACCGCAAATGCGAATGGGATCACCACAAAGAtgtacttgttcttcaatggGGAGTGTTGGAAAACGCTGAGATATCTGGTCCTCATGGCAagcaaattgaagaattgcaTAATGACCAAATTGACGAAGTAAATCGAAGACGAcatgttgatgattttgtcaACACCAGGTAAGTCTTCGTACGTTCCATAACTCAAGGAAAAGTCGGTGAACTTGTACCCGTgcctcttcaaattgataaAACCAACCAAGAAAGAAGTAAAGCAGTAGTATGTTCCAATGGTGAAGTAGGAATGCAAGAACAACTTCCAGTCGACCAACTTCTCTTGCGTGATGCTTCGGGGTTTCTTTAGCAACAAGTTTCTCTCGCTTTTTTCATAAGCCAAGATGATTGCTCCAGCACAGTCAGTGATACAACAAATAATtatcatcaagaatgacAGCAACATCTGTGGCATACCGAAGATCACATTCATCAACACGGGCCAAAGTTCAGCGTAAGTACCGGCAGGAAGCAAGTAGCCAATGgtttttctcaaattcTCAAATACCAAACGTCCATACTCGAGTGCATCAATAATAGAATTGAAAAGTTCATCCTCAGCTCCTGTATTGTTCATCAAAATTATGTCAGATGCCTCTTTGGCAATGTCTGACGCATCAATAAGGGAAATACCGATGTCAGCTTgcttcaaagaaggagaatcGTTGATACCATCACCTGTCATACCGATAATGTGCTTATGCTTTTGAAATTGCTTGATGATTAAAAGCTTCTGCTCGGGCGTAGTTCTTGTGAAGACTAGCTCTTCATACCGAATCACTCTCGCCCATTCTTCATCGGTGAGAGTATTTAAATCACTTCCAGTAATGCTAACGGCTCTCTCAATAGGGCTCGTATCCTCAGAACCGTATTCCTTTACTGCTCCAGCCACAACATCTTGGTACTCATCAATGTTGCCAGTGACAATACCGACTTGCTTAGCAATAGATACACCAGTAAGCTCAAAATCGCCTGTTATCATCACAATTTTGACCCCCGCATCTCTCAACCGTCTGATGACAACGTCAATATCCTTTCTTGGTGGATCCTCAATGCCGAGTAAGCCAACTAAGGTCAAGTCAGAGGAAATCTCACTCCTCAATTGGTCAGTTGCTTTAAACCTATCATTGAAGTCGATTGTGGATGGCTGCACCATTTTGGAAGCCACCATGATGACTCTCTTACCTTCTCTAGACCACTGATCCTGGATCTTTTTTATGGATGCGAGTGCTTCACTATCGAGATTCTTCACAGAGACGTCATTAGACTCTTTGTGAAGATACGAAGAACAATTTTTTAAAAGGATATCTGGAGCACCTTTTACTGTCAATAACGAATAGCTCTCCTCCTCTCCATAGGGTAATGTTATACCAATTTGGGACCAGGATTTCTCGGAAAGCTGGTACGACGAGTTTGCGTCTAGAAGGTTTGCCATGTACTTGTCCTTAGAATTAAAAGCTATCTTGAATCTTGAGCTCCATTTTTGTTCAAGCTCCCATTTTGGCACAATAGCATCGGCATATGCGAATACGGCCTTATCAGTAGCATTTCCGTTCAAAGAACCGCTTTTGGAAACAGTGGTATCATTGCAGAGGCTGCAAATTGTGAGGAAGTGAGTTGTTAACTCGTCATGTGTCTCATTATCGGCCTCTTCAGATGCTGTATTGTAGACTGGAGTATTTTGCAAGCCCTTGCAGATGTCAGTGACCATCATATTGTTTTTCGTTAAAGTCCCTGTTTTATCGAAGCATAACACGCTAACAGACCCCAAAGTTTCGACAGTAGATAAAGTTTTGCACAAgattttgctctttctcaTCTGATTAGCGGTGATGATCAAACATGTAGTCAAAGCAATGGGCAAACCCTCCGGAATAAAAGCCACAGCAACAGAAACGATGTCGACAATTAAACCCGAGACACTCAACCATCCCTTATGATCCTTGTTAAGCCAAGCACACCAAAGGATGACAATGAGGATAACAAGCGTAATGATAATCGAACTTGTCATCATAACAAAACGAATAATCTCCCACTGCATTGGAGTCAAACCCTTCTTAGGTTTAGAAGTCAATTTGGCAATAGTGCCAAAAATAGTGTTATCACCAGTTGCAACAACAATACCTCTACCGGCACCACTCACAACAAAGGTACCCTGCATTGCAATGCAGTTACTCTCAAGATAGTTCGAACGCGGTGGATCTGAGTTTGCGGTAGCAGGAGTAGCCAAAGATTCACCAGTCAAGATTGAGCGGTCAAAAGCCAAGTCAGCTGAAGCTTCGATAATCCTGACATCAGCAGGAACCTTGACACCGGCACCGAATTTGATGATATCTCCtggaacaagaagcttcgagTCAACCTGCTCAATGTTACCTTCACGAACAACCAAAGTCTCCACCGGAATCATATTGTGAATTGAATCCATGACCCTCGAACTGGAGAAATCCTGGAAAAAGTTGAACAATGCCTGGGCCAAGAATACAAAAAGCAAGATGATACCAAGAATCAAGTTTGAAACTGCTGGATCTGGATTTCCCAAAGGTTTCCAGCAGATGATACATAAGATACCGCCAGTCATTAAAAGTATACCGAAACCACCGAAGAAGTACAtgaaaatcttcttgagcaagcGACTGGGAGGTTTTGACTGAACATTGTAACCAAACTCCTTGACTCTGGCAGCCAGCTGGGCAATGCTTAAGCCATAAGTTGAATCGGTGTCGAAGTCAACGAACAACTTCTCAGGATCATCAGAGTGGAAAGTGACTCCAGCAAATTTGCTTGCAGTGGGATCAAGCTCGACTTTGG
This window encodes:
- the PTC1 gene encoding type 2C protein phosphatase PTC1; translated protein: MASPHGSTQADQPSSTASLSNSTPQNNVPPSADTQDPFNGLSFKVGVAENKNSAYRAKMEDVHTYVANFAEKLDWGYFAIFDGHAGKSTARWCGNNLHTLIEQELLAKEASANCGSGASPSDLCDVKEVFHNVFVKADELIEEEGSGSSGSTAAVAILRWETTEDQTEPAKSKPTKSGKKFDFVPGPQHKRMLYTSNVGDSRIVICRSGKAYRLTYDHKASDPSEIKRVRERGGLIVKNRVNGVLAITRSLGDSYIKNLVTGKPFTTSTEITEEDEFLILACDGVWDVISDTYACKFVKDIFKQQQQNNEPIDPARAAKRLCQLAIDKATTDNVTAMIVKFDSSVFD
- a CDS encoding cation-translocating P-type ATPase gives rise to the protein MSDKKLNHMSSTVSLESSVVKDDDSDTSFSKDKPEDDRIRFAESERHYGISVPARAKRRLSFHSLGKGGDDDLFTIRERVQPDVVLPTIFKTISHEVDNTSEAKVELDPTASKFAGVTFHSDDPEKLFVDFDTDSTYGLSIAQSAARVKEFGYNVQSKPPSRLLKKIFMYFFGGFGILLMTGGILCIICWKPLGNPDPAVSNLILGIILLFVFLAQALFNFFQDFSSSRVMDSIHNMIPVETLVVREGNIEQVDSKLLVPGDIIKFGAGVKVPADVRIIEASADLAFDRSILTGESLATPATANSDPPRSNYLESNCIAMQGTFVVSGAGRGIVVATGDNTIFGTIAKLTSKPKKGLTPMQWEIIRFVMMTSSIIITLVILIVILWCAWLNKDHKGWLSVSGLIVDIVSVAVAFIPEGLPIALTTCLIITANQMRKSKILCKTLSTVETLGSVSVLCFDKTGTLTKNNMMVTDICKGLQNTPVYNTASEEADNETHDELTTHFLTICSLCNDTTVSKSGSLNGNATDKAVFAYADAIVPKWELEQKWSSRFKIAFNSKDKYMANLLDANSSYQLSEKSWSQIGITLPYGEEESYSLLTVKGAPDILLKNCSSYLHKESNDVSVKNLDSEALASIKKIQDQWSREGKRVIMVASKMVQPSTIDFNDRFKATDQLRSEISSDLTLVGLLGIEDPPRKDIDVVIRRLRDAGVKIVMITGDFELTGVSIAKQVGIVTGNIDEYQDVVAGAVKEYGSEDTSPIERAVSITGSDLNTLTDEEWARVIRYEELVFTRTTPEQKLLIIKQFQKHKHIIGMTGDGINDSPSLKQADIGISLIDASDIAKEASDIILMNNTGAEDELFNSIIDALEYGRLVFENLRKTIGYLLPAGTYAELWPVLMNVIFGMPQMLSSFLMIIICCITDCAGAIILAYEKSERNLLLKKPRSITQEKLVDWKLFLHSYFTIGTYYCFTSFLVGFINLKRHGYKFTDFSLSYGTYEDLPGVDKIINMSSSIYFVNLVIMQFFNLLAMRTRYLSVFQHSPLKNKYIFVVIPFAFAVTFIVNYIPAINTSLATAQVPVEYYFISLGFGAVVLVYDELRKWCNRRHPNGPLAKIAW